The genomic segment GTAGCACGCTCACCAAGCATAGTAAAAATTAATTCCAGGTCATCCATATGGTCACGCAGATTTTCCCGCTTCAGTCCTTTTAATTCTTTATATTGGCTTGGGGTTATATCAAATGTTGCTTTTGAGATTTCCGCAGTTAAGATTTCATAATCCTTCTGTTCCTGTGCCCCTCTTTTTTGCCATTCGTCTGTTAGTTCCTCACGGATGGCAATGCCCCGCATCCTCTTTTCAATCCAATCGTCAGAATAGCCCTTTAATTTATAAAGCATTCGTGTCCGTTTAGTTGCTAATTCAGGATTTTCTATCTCCTGCACCCGTTCGTAACCAACATGAGCTAACCATTTCTTAAACGGCTCGGCTTTTGGTGAAGGTATTGACTGGATAATCCGAAAAACACCTTCTGTATTAGCGCAATCAGTTTCACGCATTTTTCCATCCGGCGCTTCCAATTTCAACCCGTGACAAAATGTCACGACTTCACTTCCTTCTTCTTTTAATCGCTGTTTCAATTTTCTCCAATAGGCGCCGGCATCGACACTATCTGTCAATGCTTCGCATACATCAGTAACCGAAAACCACCACTCGTTTTGATAAATGGTTTTTCTGATTTTTTTGCCCTTGAATAATGCTATTTTTGTTGTTGTTTCCATATTTTTACCTCCATTCCTACTCCCACCAAATCAATGGTTTAATTATTTTATAATCCAAATCTTTGGTATTGATTTTTGTGCCGTCTTCAAACTCCACTTCATAATTCCACTCTTTTAGAGGGGTGGCAAACGAAGTTTGACGGGGTGTTCCTTCCCAGAAATTCAGAGGGGAATTCAACCGGCAAACTTCTGAAAATTCGGTCGGTTTTGACATAGTAAACCATCTGCGTTTTCCAAAAGAGGATAACATCCTTCTCATCTGTATAAACCTTTTCGTAGATATTGTTGTGAAAAGGCGTTGAATTGAAATAGATTGAGCCGCTTTTAATAAAGTAGCGGCTGAAAAATGAGTAAAGTTTGTCAACTGATAGGAATTTCCTTTGTGAATCTACAGATGAACGCAGATATTAGGATTTAAAAGAAGAACACGAATTCCACAAATTAACGAATATTACTAATGAAGAAAAAATATAGGAATTCCCTTTAGTTTTTATTATCCTGATAATCTGCAGAAACCAGCGTCCTATTAACTTGAAAGGCTGTATATCCTCCACTATGAGTAGGGGAGAAGTCCGCTGGATTGTTTTGTTAAGGGTTTTCCAGTTCTTCTCGATCTTGCAGTTTTCTTTTAATAGTCCGGGGAGCACGTGCACAATGGAAAAGTCCATACACAATAATCTGGCCATCTTTTATCATGTAATAAATACTATACGGAAATCTTCTGAGCAGACAGCGACGGAATTCTTTATAAACTTTCGGATAAAGCAATGGATTCCATCGAATTCCTCCAACACATGCATAAAATATCCGAAGAAATTCCTCCCCAAGTCCCGGTGATTTTGTTTCATACCATACATAAGCACCGATAATATCTTCCTCGATTTCAGGAAGAAAACGCAGTGGGTATATCATTTTCTACCTTGTATTTTTGCCTGAAGTTCATCGAGAGATAAAAGAGTCCCCCGCCCAGATTCATATCTTTTGAACCTTTTGTCCAACTCCTCTATGTGGCTTTGAGGAATAGGAACAACAGATTCATCCGAAGCAATACTATCCCACAGATTCTCAACAAACAAAATCTTTTCCGGCGTACTTAATTTAGTGATTTCGGGAATATCATTCACGCGCACTTTTTATCTCCTTTTCTTTAACTGATAGGAATTTCCTTTGTGAATCCACAAATGAACGCAGATATTAGGATTTAAAAGAAGAAACTGCATATTACACCTCACTTAAATTCAAGCATAATCCTTCAACTTAACTTAAGTATAGCACGAAGCGATATAAATGTCAATTAAATTTCATTACAACTCTTCCGTAACCATATCTTCCCTTAAGTCGGTGAATGCTTACGACTTACGCCAGTATCACTGGTAGGCGAAAGGTTTCACGGATTATGGTTGCTTCTTGAAGAGTAAAAACAACTATAACCATATCTTCTGGTGAAATCTGATTTAAGAGAACATCACCTGGTATCCGCCATTCTTTTTCCGATGTCCAATCACTCTTTGATAAGTGATGTAATTGGAATCTAAACCGTTCAGTCGCTGGTAGTTTCTTGAATTTAGATTCAGGGGCATAGATTACTGGTTTAATCGCCATCTTTTTCAGGATATTTCTCCGAATGCCGATTCCATAAGGTTCAAAAGTCCAGCGAATCAAAGCAGGGTTCCATTTACGGATTTTAATCAATTCATTTGGTAGGCAAGCAGTAAATGAAGTTACCGGCGTTTTTCCCCGAATAAGCCGATTACTGGCACGAATAAGTTTTTCTTTGAGAATTCGGCATAAGGTATCAAAAGCCGTATGCCCGGCATCAGATTCACCAGCAATAAGTGATTGGATATATGCAGATAAAGATTGTCCTGGCCATGGTCCAGGGCAGGCACGAGTATAATGAAAGAGATACTCATCTAATTTAACCATATCGAGTTCAATTGTATGGAGTGGAGTATCCGTGACACTGCCTACCTCAACTGTCTGAAGTGGCGTGTCTATGACACTGCCTACCTCCAAAGACTCTGCACCAGATAATAATAAATTCTGATTGCCTTTTGTGTTCTGGTCAAATCTTGTTGGTCGAAATACGGTAACCTTCTTTTTTTCTGAAAATGATTTAGCCACTAATCTCTGGATATTCCCTTGTGCACAAGCCTCAGCTACAAAGAGATACTCGGCTAAAGCCACTACCCAGTAATCGCGAGTAACCAATCGTTCCTTACGAGATGGTAAGGTAATTTCAGGTAAGAATGGGGAGATAAACAGTGTCTTTTCTAATCCAAACATATTGCTGAATTTATCGTAAAAAGCCTTTTGAAGGTCAGGGGTTAATACCCCTGGTAAATATTCATCCAGAACAATAATCACTGGTGAATGAAATTGTTTGGCAATAAAGGTAACTATTTCGTAAGTAAGTATGCCAAGGCTGGAAACAATCGTCAGTTTTTTTGCGATTACCTGTTGAGTTAATTTTATTGTTACTTTTAGCCAGCGAGTAGTAGGTGTTACGGCACGAAGTTTATGTGAATTTAATACCGCGGCCTTAGAGGAATTTAGTATCTCTGGATTCCCCTGAGCAAAAAGGATT from the bacterium genome contains:
- a CDS encoding Bro-N domain-containing protein, translating into METTTKIALFKGKKIRKTIYQNEWWFSVTDVCEALTDSVDAGAYWRKLKQRLKEEGSEVVTFCHGLKLEAPDGKMRETDCANTEGVFRIIQSIPSPKAEPFKKWLAHVGYERVQEIENPELATKRTRMLYKLKGYSDDWIEKRMRGIAIREELTDEWQKRGAQEQKDYEILTAEISKATFDITPSQYKELKGLKRENLRDHMDDLELIFTMLGERATTEIHKVEDSMGMPKLKADAKAGGDIAGNARRQLERRLKKSIVSKDNYLEKPESQKRLKG
- a CDS encoding type II toxin-antitoxin system RelE/ParE family toxin gives rise to the protein MIYPLRFLPEIEEDIIGAYVWYETKSPGLGEEFLRIFYACVGGIRWNPLLYPKVYKEFRRCLLRRFPYSIYYMIKDGQIIVYGLFHCARAPRTIKRKLQDREELENP
- a CDS encoding addiction module protein, whose translation is MRVNDIPEITKLSTPEKILFVENLWDSIASDESVVPIPQSHIEELDKRFKRYESGRGTLLSLDELQAKIQGRK